The Candidatus Poribacteria bacterium genome includes a region encoding these proteins:
- a CDS encoding cob(I)yrinic acid a,c-diamide adenosyltransferase: protein MKIYTKFGDSGETALYGGTRVGKDAPRIEAIGTVDELNAYIGYAQTLVDDTDLSDLMAQIQNHLFAVGADLATPATHTKAAEFRISANFTTAMETAIDTLSEELPPLTNFILPGGCTAGAILHIARVVCRRSERCVVRLAREEDVNPEIIRSLNRLSDLLFVLARVVNFRANTSEPIWESQSDA, encoded by the coding sequence ATGAAAATCTACACTAAATTTGGTGATTCTGGGGAAACCGCGCTTTACGGTGGGACAAGAGTCGGAAAAGACGCTCCCCGAATTGAAGCGATCGGGACTGTTGATGAACTGAACGCTTACATCGGCTATGCGCAAACACTCGTTGATGATACAGACCTCTCCGATCTGATGGCGCAAATCCAAAATCACCTCTTCGCGGTCGGTGCAGATTTAGCAACGCCTGCGACACACACAAAAGCTGCTGAATTCCGCATATCAGCGAATTTCACAACAGCGATGGAAACCGCGATAGACACACTTTCAGAGGAACTTCCGCCACTGACAAACTTTATTCTACCCGGTGGATGCACTGCCGGTGCTATTTTACATATTGCCCGCGTTGTCTGTCGCCGAAGCGAACGGTGTGTTGTGCGCCTTGCACGCGAAGAAGATGTTAATCCTGAGATAATTCGGAGTTTGAACAGGCTTTCGGATCTTCTGTTTGTTCTCGCTCGAGTAGTGAATTTCCGAGCGAACACTTCGGAACCGATTTGGGAGTCCCAATCAGATGCTTGA
- a CDS encoding cohesin domain-containing protein yields the protein MKKTLFLIITLIFSVALLLVNSFAQDWTRIGLPEGAKARLGKGQITDLAFSPDGAWFAVASSVGVWIHDAHTYQEFTLLTGHTNRVNTVAFSPDGATLASGGSDNTIRLWDVRIGDIRRTLLGHTRAVTAVAFSPDGRTLVSAGDDETIRLWNPHTGQLQRIITKSTYNIEKIVFSPDGNTFATSGESRSHTIRLWDFQTGEPRDTLSGRAVAFSPDQKMIASAGDWKNETIRLWDFQTGEPRDTFGSGGSVLSIAFSPDGNTLVTGNSQSIQLWDPHTGNLRETLTGNGNFVAFSPDGRTLASGNWRSVQFWNSHTGQRLKTLTGFTDEMRTVSFSPDGVLLASGDDNDTINLWDPETGQHLNVLTGHTAGINSIAFSPDGSMLASGSSDDTICLWDLNTGKCVNTLTDHTDAVLAVAFSPDGKRLASGGSDYTVRLWDVRTGQLQETFRNNGRWTFDIAFSPDGKTLASSGLEGIWLRDAHSGEHLHTLTWYGDSSRTLAFSPDGSILVSGGSATLRLWDAHTGKRLKLITGHIGALIVNALAFSPNGSTLASASRNWGLRSSIYLWDVGTGENRDTRNGHTGDVNAVAFSPDGTTLASASADGSILLWHVTPDAEIKPRVHMTPTLVESSIVGEQFTLNVNIIGGKDVVGYQLTVDFDATALRFVSSTNGDYLSCDAFVVSPSVNMNSVSLIASSLTGGNTGDGTLTTLTYEVIDSKSSTIALSEVSIVNSNGERLDFSIGGSCVIKPLKIPTDVNGDGSVNIDDLTFVAARLGPVGVGDTADVNSDGVVNILDLVVVAGAME from the coding sequence GTGAAAAAAACGCTGTTTTTAATCATCACTTTAATTTTCAGTGTTGCTCTACTTCTGGTCAATAGTTTCGCCCAAGATTGGACGCGAATAGGACTCCCTGAAGGTGCTAAAGCGCGTCTCGGAAAAGGACAGATAACCGATCTTGCGTTTTCTCCAGATGGTGCTTGGTTCGCCGTTGCGAGTTCAGTCGGGGTGTGGATTCACGATGCACATACCTACCAAGAATTCACACTCCTCACCGGGCACACAAACCGCGTTAATACCGTTGCATTCTCGCCCGATGGTGCAACACTCGCGAGTGGAGGTTCAGACAACACTATTCGGTTGTGGGATGTTCGCATAGGCGACATTCGGCGGACGTTACTCGGACACACCCGGGCTGTTACTGCTGTGGCATTTTCGCCAGACGGGCGCACACTTGTGAGTGCGGGGGATGATGAGACAATTCGGTTGTGGAATCCACACACTGGACAACTTCAACGGATTATCACAAAGTCCACATACAACATTGAGAAAATAGTGTTTTCTCCAGATGGCAATACCTTTGCTACGAGTGGCGAGAGTCGTAGCCACACCATCCGGTTGTGGGATTTTCAGACTGGAGAACCGCGAGATACACTTAGCGGGCGTGCCGTAGCATTTTCCCCAGATCAGAAAATGATCGCAAGTGCTGGCGATTGGAAGAATGAGACAATTCGATTGTGGGATTTTCAGACTGGGGAACCGCGAGATACATTCGGTTCTGGTGGATCGGTACTTTCCATTGCGTTTTCTCCGGACGGAAATACACTTGTCACCGGAAATTCACAGAGCATCCAACTCTGGGATCCGCACACTGGAAACCTCCGTGAAACGCTCACCGGAAATGGTAATTTCGTCGCGTTTTCTCCAGATGGCAGGACGCTTGCAAGCGGAAATTGGCGCAGCGTTCAATTTTGGAATTCACACACCGGGCAGCGTCTAAAGACGCTCACTGGGTTTACGGATGAGATGAGAACGGTATCCTTTTCTCCCGATGGTGTATTGCTCGCAAGTGGGGATGATAATGACACGATCAACTTGTGGGACCCAGAAACAGGACAGCATCTAAATGTGCTTACTGGGCATACAGCAGGAATTAATTCTATTGCCTTTTCGCCTGATGGGAGTATGCTCGCGAGCGGGAGTAGTGATGACACAATCTGCCTATGGGATCTGAACACCGGAAAATGCGTAAATACACTTACAGATCATACGGATGCTGTCCTTGCTGTCGCATTTTCGCCAGACGGAAAGAGACTTGCCAGTGGTGGGAGTGATTATACGGTCCGTTTATGGGATGTGCGCACTGGACAGTTACAGGAAACGTTTCGCAATAACGGGCGTTGGACCTTTGACATAGCGTTCTCACCGGACGGTAAAACGCTCGCCAGTAGCGGTTTAGAAGGTATCTGGTTAAGAGACGCACATAGCGGTGAACATCTACATACACTCACATGGTATGGAGATTCCAGCAGAACCCTCGCCTTTTCTCCTGATGGTAGCATCCTCGTCAGTGGTGGTAGTGCAACGCTTCGGTTGTGGGATGCCCACACCGGAAAACGTCTGAAACTCATCACCGGACATATCGGTGCGCTGATAGTTAACGCGCTTGCGTTTTCACCCAATGGTAGTACTTTAGCAAGTGCGAGTCGGAATTGGGGTCTACGTTCTTCAATTTATTTATGGGATGTCGGTACCGGCGAGAACCGAGACACGCGCAATGGACATACAGGGGATGTGAATGCGGTAGCATTCTCACCCGATGGCACAACGTTGGCGAGTGCAAGTGCAGACGGATCAATCCTTCTATGGCATGTCACACCCGATGCTGAGATCAAACCTCGTGTTCACATGACTCCCACATTGGTGGAATCGTCTATAGTTGGTGAACAGTTCACCCTTAACGTTAACATTATCGGTGGTAAGGATGTCGTTGGTTATCAACTCACAGTAGACTTCGATGCAACTGCCCTGCGGTTTGTTTCCAGTACCAATGGAGATTACTTGTCTTGTGATGCGTTTGTTGTTTCTCCGAGTGTGAATATGAATAGCGTGTCACTTATTGCGTCTTCTCTCACAGGAGGTAATACGGGCGATGGCACCTTGACAACCCTCACTTATGAAGTCATCGACAGCAAATCTTCTACTATAGCGTTATCTGAGGTAAGTATCGTAAACAGTAATGGTGAACGTTTGGATTTTAGCATTGGGGGATCTTGCGTAATTAAACCGCTCAAAATACCGACAGATGTCAACGGCGATGGCAGTGTCAATATTGACGATTTAACGTTTGTTGCGGCTCGGCTTGGACCTGTCGGAGTAGGAGATACAGCGGATGTTAACAGTGATGGTGTTGTTAATATTCTTGACCTTGTCGTGGTTGCCGGAGCGATGGAGTAA
- a CDS encoding aldo/keto reductase has protein sequence MEKRILGRTGIEVSVLGMGGLFVSTAGGRNRADGHNAIRRALELGVNYVDTAPSYGNSEEVVGEALDGVLQPHYLSTKIGGRPQPFDPKDKQLLRQSVEESLRLLKRDTIDILMVHEPDRPGQYDWWTSHETFDGPVCELLAELKAEGIVRFTGLGGTTAHQLPAIMATGVYDVVLAAQNYSLLWRESAISIFPEAKRQNMGIVIGAPLQQGALSRRHAEVETGAWWLSRPRQEQFKALYQFLDEVELSLPEAGIRMVISNPDISTVLVGARSVAEVEQNVRAVEAGPLPSEVLERLQEIADMVPFRPFEEPHSLSFGREYNGPGPAR, from the coding sequence GTGGAAAAACGAATTTTAGGACGAACAGGGATTGAAGTGAGCGTCTTAGGAATGGGCGGACTCTTTGTCTCAACGGCTGGTGGTAGGAACCGCGCTGACGGACATAATGCTATCCGACGTGCTTTGGAACTCGGGGTCAACTACGTCGATACCGCACCAAGCTACGGGAACAGTGAAGAGGTCGTTGGAGAAGCTTTGGATGGTGTGTTGCAACCGCATTATCTCTCCACGAAAATCGGTGGTAGACCACAACCTTTCGATCCGAAGGATAAACAACTCCTACGACAATCGGTTGAAGAGAGTCTGCGTTTGCTGAAACGGGATACCATCGATATTTTGATGGTGCATGAACCGGATCGCCCCGGACAATATGATTGGTGGACAAGCCACGAGACATTTGATGGACCGGTCTGTGAACTGTTGGCGGAACTCAAAGCGGAAGGAATTGTCCGTTTCACCGGATTAGGTGGCACAACCGCACATCAACTCCCCGCAATTATGGCAACAGGTGTCTACGATGTGGTGCTGGCAGCACAGAATTATAGTCTACTCTGGCGTGAATCGGCAATTTCTATCTTTCCAGAAGCAAAACGACAGAATATGGGAATTGTCATCGGTGCTCCCTTACAACAGGGGGCATTGTCCCGCCGTCACGCCGAAGTAGAAACCGGGGCATGGTGGCTTAGCCGTCCGCGTCAGGAACAGTTCAAGGCACTCTACCAGTTTTTGGATGAAGTCGAACTCTCGCTGCCAGAGGCAGGTATCCGTATGGTTATATCCAATCCTGATATTTCTACGGTGTTGGTGGGTGCTCGGTCTGTAGCGGAAGTCGAACAGAATGTCCGTGCGGTTGAAGCGGGGCCCTTACCCTCGGAGGTATTAGAACGGCTTCAGGAAATCGCGGATATGGTGCCATTCCGACCCTTTGAAGAGCCGCACAGTCTGTCGTTCGGTAGGGAATACAACGGCCCAGGACCTGCCCGGTGA
- a CDS encoding dockerin type I domain-containing protein yields MKQKTSFIFALLLISICFLPNSFAQNYTRLGLPEGAIARFGKGYVNDVKYSPDGTRLAVATSIGVWLYDTSTDAELNLLSEVPDYVEAIAFSPDGSTLASSGYSPNHIIRLWNIDTGELRGTFDGYEEILALAFSPDGTVLASSGGGPDYPIRLWSVANRQLRDTLFGHTSWTFALSFSADGKTLVSGSEDNTIRLWDIQTGELKCLLDEHRDDVNSVVFSPDGRTLASGSSDGTIHLWDVHIGRIFAILKGPARFPEKINAIAFSPDGKTLVSATANQIWLWDTFTKQLKEIIDGHAALVTTVVFSPDGKTIASASWDWTLRLWDTSTGKLHKTFGEHSNSVNTVAFSPDGETIASASRGLIHLWNTEGDLLQLWYARTGEHVEHFVDHIDYVQTVVFSPDGKLIASGGYDSRLRLWNAKTGHHIATLRGGGPAVAFSPDGQLLANAYGGDSIIGTIGLWDVHTGELRHILKEYHGLLTCLAFSPDGKTLVSSSGDSEIIFWDIPTAQRRYSLTTQHTESVSSVAFSPDGKTLASGSYDQTLRLWDPHTGERKAVLQYPDYVTSVAFSPDGSTLAVGWSGWQNNRIQLLDTETLQPFETLVGHVEDITDLAFSPDGGLLASASCDGTILLWGTGSETGPVEISEDVNGDGVVDLHDVVFVASHLGQTEQHAADVNGDEVVDIVDLVLVAGMINAVIGGPSAFRSEVLSVVDVREWLTEAVNATDNYNTSVATDPTFQRGVLVLEHLLSPLTFHLWIPTETVLLPNYPNPFNPETWIPYHLAESAAVTITICAANGNVVRTLALGHQPAGLYQHRSRAAYWDGRNDLGEPVASGIYLYTLTVGNFTCTRKMLIRK; encoded by the coding sequence GTGAAACAGAAAACATCTTTTATTTTCGCGTTGTTGCTGATTTCTATATGCTTTTTGCCGAACAGTTTCGCACAGAATTACACGCGGCTTGGACTACCGGAGGGCGCGATTGCGCGCTTTGGCAAAGGGTATGTAAATGATGTCAAGTATTCTCCAGATGGCACTCGACTTGCCGTAGCGACTTCTATAGGAGTGTGGCTCTATGACACATCTACCGATGCTGAACTTAACCTCCTCTCTGAAGTTCCGGATTACGTTGAGGCGATCGCATTCTCGCCAGATGGCAGCACCTTAGCCAGTAGCGGCTATTCGCCAAACCATATCATTCGATTATGGAATATAGATACTGGAGAACTTCGTGGCACCTTTGACGGATACGAGGAGATTTTAGCCCTTGCGTTTTCACCAGATGGGACAGTTCTTGCCAGTAGTGGCGGAGGCCCCGACTATCCGATTCGGTTATGGAGCGTAGCAAATCGGCAACTTCGAGATACTCTCTTTGGACACACGAGTTGGACCTTCGCCCTTTCGTTCTCAGCGGACGGGAAAACTCTTGTGAGTGGAAGTGAGGATAACACGATTCGGTTATGGGATATACAAACTGGGGAACTTAAGTGTCTACTTGACGAACACCGAGACGACGTTAATTCCGTTGTGTTTTCGCCGGATGGCAGAACATTGGCAAGCGGTAGCAGTGATGGAACAATTCACTTGTGGGATGTGCACATAGGCAGGATATTCGCTATTCTTAAAGGACCCGCTCGATTTCCAGAAAAAATCAATGCTATTGCGTTTTCACCCGACGGGAAGACATTAGTAAGCGCAACAGCCAATCAGATATGGTTATGGGATACCTTCACGAAACAGCTTAAAGAGATTATTGACGGACATGCTGCGCTTGTTACTACTGTTGTGTTTTCGCCAGACGGAAAAACGATTGCCAGTGCAAGCTGGGATTGGACCCTCCGGTTATGGGATACCTCCACCGGAAAACTCCATAAGACCTTTGGGGAGCATTCCAATTCAGTCAATACTGTTGCATTTTCGCCGGATGGTGAAACCATCGCGAGTGCCAGCCGAGGATTGATTCACCTATGGAATACGGAAGGCGACCTGCTCCAATTGTGGTATGCCCGTACCGGAGAACACGTGGAACACTTTGTAGACCACATCGATTACGTTCAAACCGTCGTGTTTTCACCGGATGGAAAATTGATTGCCAGTGGCGGTTACGACAGTCGGCTCCGATTGTGGAATGCTAAAACCGGTCACCACATCGCTACGCTTAGAGGCGGTGGCCCTGCTGTGGCATTTTCGCCAGATGGACAGCTGCTTGCAAACGCGTATGGAGGGGACAGTATCATTGGAACAATAGGTTTGTGGGATGTCCACACCGGTGAACTTCGCCATATTTTGAAAGAATATCACGGTTTACTAACTTGTTTGGCATTTTCACCGGATGGTAAAACGCTTGTGAGTAGTAGTGGAGATTCCGAGATTATTTTTTGGGATATCCCGACTGCGCAACGTCGTTACAGCCTTACGACACAACACACAGAATCTGTTTCTTCTGTTGCGTTTTCTCCCGATGGCAAAACACTTGCGAGCGGTAGTTATGATCAGACGCTCCGCTTATGGGACCCGCATACTGGAGAACGTAAGGCAGTATTGCAGTATCCAGATTATGTCACCTCTGTTGCATTTTCTCCCGATGGTAGCACCCTTGCGGTCGGGTGGAGTGGATGGCAGAACAATCGGATACAACTTTTAGATACGGAGACACTCCAACCTTTTGAGACACTCGTCGGACACGTAGAAGATATTACAGATTTGGCATTCTCACCGGATGGTGGACTCCTTGCCAGTGCCAGCTGTGACGGCACGATTCTCCTATGGGGAACCGGGTCTGAGACAGGCCCCGTCGAAATATCCGAAGATGTCAACGGTGATGGTGTAGTAGACCTCCACGATGTCGTGTTCGTTGCCTCACATTTAGGGCAGACCGAGCAGCATGCTGCGGATGTTAATGGCGACGAAGTCGTTGATATTGTTGATCTGGTTCTGGTGGCAGGTATGATAAACGCAGTAATAGGTGGCCCCTCAGCCTTTAGGAGTGAGGTTCTCTCAGTAGTGGATGTCCGGGAATGGCTTACGGAAGCGGTAAACGCAACGGATAATTACAACACATCCGTAGCAACAGACCCGACCTTTCAAAGGGGTGTTCTGGTGCTTGAACACCTTCTTTCACCACTAACCTTCCATCTTTGGATTCCTACAGAAACAGTGCTGTTACCGAATTACCCGAATCCGTTCAACCCTGAGACATGGATACCTTACCACTTAGCGGAGTCTGCGGCGGTCACAATTACTATCTGTGCGGCGAACGGAAACGTAGTGAGGACTTTAGCGTTGGGACATCAGCCTGCAGGACTCTATCAGCACCGAAGTCGTGCGGCGTATTGGGATGGCAGGAATGATCTCGGTGAACCTGTAGCAAGTGGTATCTATCTCTACACACTAACAGTCGGGAATTTCACTTGCACTCGGAAAATGTTAATAAGGAAGTGA
- a CDS encoding phytanoyl-CoA dioxygenase family protein, translating into MSDLQLQQYLFDVQGYLVIENVLNPDELAALNERIDAQQLPTPGKVQRFGSAPDGSGFLQWGKPFCNLLDHPKIMPILQFRLGDCFRLDRIYGMYMENGMPRGGLHADYGATSPTAKAHPGEYYSFRDNEIHNGFVVVTWNLADTGPEHGGFCCIPGSHKSNYKLPQQIAASPENAHCVVIPNAPAGSAILFTEALTHGTAAWNGKYQRRSLLYKYCVSHIAWTSRRVAIPEDIALTERQKILFRDPADPYRHFPSLFDAA; encoded by the coding sequence ATGAGCGATCTACAGTTACAACAGTACCTCTTTGATGTACAAGGCTACCTCGTCATCGAAAATGTCTTGAATCCAGACGAACTCGCAGCCCTCAATGAACGAATTGACGCGCAACAATTGCCCACACCCGGAAAGGTCCAAAGATTTGGGAGCGCACCAGATGGCTCCGGTTTTCTGCAGTGGGGGAAACCGTTTTGCAATCTGCTTGACCATCCGAAGATTATGCCGATACTTCAATTTCGGTTAGGTGACTGCTTTCGGCTCGATCGGATTTATGGCATGTATATGGAGAATGGTATGCCGAGGGGCGGGCTGCACGCTGACTACGGTGCGACATCGCCGACAGCCAAAGCACACCCCGGTGAATACTATTCATTCCGAGACAATGAGATCCACAACGGGTTCGTGGTTGTGACATGGAATCTCGCGGATACTGGCCCCGAACATGGCGGGTTTTGCTGTATTCCGGGCAGCCACAAAAGCAATTATAAGTTGCCACAACAGATAGCAGCTTCACCCGAAAATGCGCATTGTGTGGTCATTCCGAACGCCCCCGCAGGATCAGCAATTTTATTTACGGAGGCATTAACCCACGGCACCGCGGCGTGGAACGGAAAATACCAACGCCGGTCCTTACTCTATAAATATTGTGTCTCACACATCGCTTGGACTTCACGGCGCGTCGCAATACCAGAGGATATAGCATTAACGGAGCGTCAAAAGATCCTCTTCCGTGACCCCGCCGACCCATATCGCCATTTCCCATCACTCTTTGACGCAGCATAG
- a CDS encoding T9SS type A sorting domain-containing protein, giving the protein MPGVDFLALTASSDFEDYAGYTRSPDGDKMVGFTLIDGVFTTYDFPGSQNTYFYAFGNNGLAAGHYKDSDGLYHGVILEDGELRQYDFPGAVETEIYGYSDSKGVLTGNFIDASGVRRGFSGDLIVEVPEATATYADFVNASGAITGSYIDADGLYYPYVRTSNGTFVFHDYLDSSTLEYFFVHGITDTRIIVARAKAIGGIPRSYAGTSQQGLSELQFPGSISTEGWNINQDGSVVGYHDLADGRRHGFIARPTEETAAQFRNIAYPPPPEFTYTYESIDVPNVDFLALTASSDFEGYAGYTKSPDGDKMVGFTLIDGVFTTYDFPGSQNTYFYAFGNNGLAAGHYKDSDGLYHGVILEDGELRQYDFPGAVETEIYGYSDSKGVLTGNFIDASGVRRGFSGDLIVEVPEATATYADFVNAAGSIIGSYVDADGLYHAYARTSSGRFITLDYLEPSSLEYFFLHGINDAEGRGVFVVARAKAAGDLPRSYVGSYLYGLHELQFPGSISTEGWNINQDSSVVGHYDSPDGRRHGFIARLDTKEVQDRFSNAYTVKLSKGLNMLSVPLTSPTPMRAKELVALTGATTIITLDATKQQFVAWTPGAPDDGFSIEGGKGYIVNVPETRNFAFVGAPWTNQTEAAPTAPSAISAEMSQEAWAFVVSGRVGEPNPYKGKTVFDGYKVIVRNLRTNSTITAAVQGDYFAAATADLTRQSVIKVGDVIELRVIGPSGNYESQTLRFKVSPEHLANAVLSVNLDGIGQPTQNLLLQNYPNPFNPETWIPYQLSEDSLVSVSIYDTTGQLVRTLSLGFQSAGFYNSQGRAAYWDGRNALGERVASGIYFYRLMTPSFQQTRRLVIVK; this is encoded by the coding sequence GTGCCAGGTGTAGATTTTTTAGCGTTGACAGCGAGTAGCGACTTTGAGGATTACGCTGGCTACACGAGAAGTCCCGATGGTGACAAAATGGTCGGTTTTACACTCATAGATGGCGTTTTTACGACATACGATTTCCCCGGTTCACAGAACACTTACTTCTATGCGTTTGGCAATAATGGGTTAGCTGCGGGACACTACAAAGATAGTGATGGTCTGTATCACGGTGTTATCTTAGAAGATGGTGAATTGCGGCAATATGATTTTCCGGGTGCCGTTGAAACGGAGATATACGGTTACAGTGATTCGAAGGGCGTATTGACGGGTAATTTTATAGATGCGTCTGGTGTTCGCCGTGGATTCTCGGGAGACCTAATAGTTGAGGTCCCTGAGGCAACGGCAACTTATGCTGATTTTGTGAACGCAAGTGGTGCTATTACAGGAAGTTACATAGACGCTGATGGTCTATATTATCCATACGTTCGCACCTCAAATGGCACATTTGTATTTCATGACTATCTGGATTCATCAACGCTGGAATACTTTTTTGTGCACGGTATCACTGATACAAGAATTATCGTTGCGCGCGCTAAAGCGATAGGGGGTATTCCGCGCTCCTATGCCGGTACATCCCAGCAAGGATTATCTGAATTACAGTTTCCAGGCAGCATTAGCACGGAGGGTTGGAATATCAACCAGGATGGTTCTGTCGTCGGGTACCACGATTTAGCAGATGGACGTAGACACGGGTTTATCGCCAGACCCACTGAGGAAACTGCTGCGCAATTCAGAAATATAGCGTATCCTCCACCCCCTGAATTCACTTACACTTATGAGAGTATTGATGTTCCGAATGTAGATTTTTTAGCGTTGACAGCGAGTAGCGACTTTGAGGGTTACGCTGGCTACACGAAAAGTCCCGATGGTGACAAAATGGTCGGCTTTACACTCATAGATGGCGTTTTTACGACATACGATTTCCCCGGTTCACAGAACACTTACTTCTATGCGTTTGGCAATAATGGGTTAGCTGCGGGACACTACAAAGATAGTGATGGTCTGTATCACGGTGTTATCTTAGAAGATGGTGAATTGCGGCAATATGATTTTCCGGGTGCCGTTGAAACGGAGATATACGGTTACAGTGATTCGAAGGGCGTATTGACGGGTAATTTTATAGATGCGTCTGGTGTTCGCCGTGGATTCTCGGGAGACCTAATAGTTGAGGTCCCTGAGGCAACGGCAACTTATGCTGATTTTGTGAATGCGGCAGGTTCTATCATAGGCAGCTACGTAGATGCTGACGGTCTATATCATGCCTACGCGCGTACCTCAAGTGGCAGGTTTATAACTCTGGACTATCTGGAACCCTCCAGCCTGGAATACTTTTTTCTGCACGGTATTAACGATGCAGAGGGAAGGGGGGTGTTTGTGGTTGCCCGAGCCAAAGCGGCGGGGGACCTCCCGCGCTCCTATGTCGGCTCATACCTATATGGACTACATGAATTGCAGTTTCCGGGCAGCATTAGCACAGAAGGTTGGAATATCAATCAGGATAGTTCTGTCGTGGGACACTATGACTCGCCAGATGGACGCAGACACGGGTTCATCGCCAGACTCGATACCAAGGAAGTGCAGGACCGTTTTAGTAACGCCTACACCGTCAAACTGTCTAAAGGTTTGAACATGCTTTCTGTGCCATTGACCTCCCCAACACCGATGCGGGCCAAGGAACTTGTCGCTTTGACAGGTGCAACAACCATCATCACGCTTGATGCGACAAAACAGCAGTTTGTGGCATGGACACCCGGCGCACCTGACGACGGGTTTTCAATTGAAGGCGGAAAAGGCTATATCGTCAATGTCCCAGAAACTCGCAACTTTGCATTTGTCGGAGCACCTTGGACAAATCAAACGGAGGCGGCTCCTACGGCACCATCCGCCATATCCGCGGAGATGTCCCAAGAAGCGTGGGCGTTCGTTGTTAGTGGTAGGGTTGGGGAACCCAACCCCTACAAAGGTAAAACGGTGTTTGATGGCTACAAGGTCATCGTCCGGAACCTGAGAACCAACAGCACGATAACCGCTGCTGTGCAAGGGGATTACTTCGCCGCTGCGACTGCCGACTTGACACGGCAGAGCGTCATCAAAGTTGGAGATGTCATTGAATTACGTGTCATCGGTCCGAGTGGAAACTATGAATCACAGACCCTTCGCTTTAAAGTGTCCCCTGAGCACTTGGCAAACGCTGTTTTGTCCGTCAATCTTGATGGTATTGGTCAACCGACACAGAATCTCCTGTTGCAGAACTATCCAAATCCGTTTAACCCGGAGACATGGATTCCATATCAACTCTCGGAAGACAGTCTGGTATCGGTCTCCATTTACGATACAACCGGTCAGTTGGTTCGCACACTCTCGCTGGGTTTTCAATCCGCTGGCTTCTATAACAGTCAAGGGCGTGCTGCGTATTGGGATGGACGTAATGCGCTTGGGGAACGCGTTGCGAGTGGTATCTATTTTTACCGATTGATGACTCCCTCTTTTCAGCAGACCCGACGACTCGTCATTGTAAAGTAG